One window of the Rufibacter radiotolerans genome contains the following:
- a CDS encoding helix-turn-helix domain-containing protein encodes MEKPDLFKRLEGLMRYLEEHKLSTKAILNAEETARYMGISKSAVYKLTSQRKLEHFCPSGKLIFFKRSSIDEFLLRNRIPTEDEIKSGAYGYLTGKRK; translated from the coding sequence ATGGAAAAGCCTGATTTATTCAAAAGGCTTGAGGGATTAATGCGTTATCTCGAAGAGCACAAGTTAAGCACTAAAGCCATCCTGAATGCGGAGGAGACCGCGCGCTATATGGGCATAAGCAAGAGCGCAGTCTACAAACTCACGAGCCAGCGAAAGCTAGAACACTTCTGCCCCAGCGGCAAACTCATCTTCTTCAAGAGAAGCTCCATAGACGAATTCCTTCTTCGGAACCGCATCCCCACCGAGGACGAAATCAAAAGTGGGGCCTATGGCTACCTTACAGGTAAGCGGAAATAA